The proteins below are encoded in one region of Chitinophagaceae bacterium:
- a CDS encoding universal stress protein — protein sequence MKKILLAFDGTHFSTGAFEFARKLNEMEPVLVTGAFLPQAQAANLWSYADGMSGPMFIPLVEGTDTELMKANIAKFEMLCQKHGMEYRVHEDDFDFALPELKEETRFADLLIIGSEVFYKNLGGKLNEYLQDVLHGSECPVLVVPETYDFPETIILSYDGTGSSVYAIKQFAYLFPEMSKKPALLVYAREDGKNEFPKQSNIEELTARHYSDLTMMKLDMPPKKFFGTWMGNRKGALLVSGAFGRSGVSQLIKKSFISDVIADHHLPVFITHR from the coding sequence ATGAAAAAGATATTATTGGCTTTTGATGGAACTCATTTCTCAACCGGTGCTTTTGAATTTGCCCGGAAGCTAAATGAAATGGAACCTGTACTGGTTACCGGTGCCTTCTTGCCACAGGCACAAGCCGCTAACCTCTGGAGTTATGCTGACGGTATGAGTGGTCCGATGTTTATTCCACTTGTTGAAGGAACAGACACGGAACTGATGAAGGCAAACATTGCAAAGTTTGAAATGCTTTGCCAGAAACATGGAATGGAATACAGGGTGCATGAAGATGATTTTGATTTTGCACTGCCTGAGTTGAAAGAGGAAACAAGATTTGCAGATTTGCTGATTATTGGCAGTGAGGTCTTTTACAAGAATCTGGGCGGTAAGCTCAATGAATACCTGCAGGATGTGTTGCACGGTTCAGAATGCCCGGTGCTGGTTGTACCGGAAACATATGATTTCCCTGAAACAATTATTCTCAGTTATGACGGAACTGGTTCATCAGTATACGCCATTAAACAGTTTGCTTACCTGTTCCCTGAAATGAGCAAAAAGCCAGCCTTGTTGGTTTATGCACGTGAAGATGGAAAGAACGAGTTTCCCAAACAGTCGAACATTGAAGAATTGACTGCAAGGCATTACAGCGACTTAACAATGATGAAGCTGGATATGCCACCAAAGAAATTCTTTGGTACCTGGATGGGCAACAGAAAAGGAGCATTACTGGTTTCCGGAGCATTTGGCCGGTCAGGTGTTTCTCAATTGATTAAAAAAAGCTTTATATCCGATGTAATAGCAGATCATCATCTGCCTGTGTTTATCACACATCGTTAA
- a CDS encoding DUF2892 domain-containing protein yields MKKNMGNTDRIIRLSVAGILALLWFQNMVTGTWGIVMLAFATVFAVTGTAGFCPLYTLFGISSCPAKRN; encoded by the coding sequence ATGAAAAAGAATATGGGTAATACTGACAGAATCATCCGCTTAAGTGTTGCAGGTATCCTGGCACTGCTTTGGTTTCAGAATATGGTTACCGGCACATGGGGTATTGTTATGCTTGCTTTTGCAACAGTATTTGCTGTAACAGGTACTGCAGGCTTTTGTCCGTTGTACACTTTGTTTGGCATCAGCAGCTGCCCGGCAAAAAGAAACTGA
- a CDS encoding pyridoxamine 5'-phosphate oxidase family protein: MLGHLDEHQMNNLLSSQVIGRLACSAGDQPYLVPLTYTFDGSYIYGQTKEGMKLDVLRKNPNVCFEVDQMTDMANWQSVIVLGVFEELTGEEAEKARHILYNRVFPMKTSSTVHTHEHHVESEISDAERIKPIVYRIKIKEKSGRFEKR, encoded by the coding sequence ATGCTTGGTCACTTAGATGAACATCAGATGAATAACCTGCTTTCGAGCCAGGTTATCGGAAGACTTGCCTGCAGTGCAGGTGATCAGCCTTATTTAGTTCCTTTAACCTACACCTTTGATGGTTCATATATTTATGGGCAAACAAAAGAAGGAATGAAACTGGATGTGTTGCGAAAAAATCCGAATGTTTGTTTTGAGGTGGATCAGATGACAGATATGGCTAACTGGCAAAGCGTTATTGTTCTGGGCGTATTTGAAGAGCTAACCGGAGAAGAAGCTGAAAAAGCCAGGCATATTTTGTATAACCGTGTATTTCCAATGAAAACCAGTTCTACTGTTCATACCCACGAGCATCATGTAGAAAGTGAAATCAGCGATGCAGAACGAATTAAACCCATTGTGTACAGGATAAAGATCAAAGAAAAATCAGGACGGTTTGAAAAAAGATAA
- the trxA gene encoding thioredoxin produces the protein MNTFESHIHGNKPVIIDFFAEWCGPCKMMTPVLQEVKAKIGDRVTILKMDIDKNPGFAHQYHIQAVPTLLMIKKGHVIWRKSGVVPAHEILQHLDSVMS, from the coding sequence ATGAACACATTTGAATCACATATACACGGTAATAAACCAGTGATTATTGACTTCTTTGCAGAATGGTGCGGCCCCTGTAAAATGATGACTCCTGTGTTACAGGAAGTAAAAGCAAAAATTGGTGATCGTGTAACAATTCTGAAAATGGATATTGATAAAAATCCGGGATTTGCCCATCAATATCATATCCAGGCTGTTCCCACTTTACTGATGATAAAAAAAGGGCATGTTATCTGGCGAAAGAGCGGCGTAGTTCCGGCTCATGAAATTTTACAGCATCTCGATTCAGTCATGAGCTGA
- a CDS encoding Na/Pi cotransporter family protein yields MNLQFDIWKMLAGVAVFLLGMNFIEKSLKQIAGRSFKLFLKKQTSHKLRAIGGGAVVTALLQSSSIVNLMILAFVGSGVLQMQNALAVMLGSNIGTTLTSWIVATAGFQLNIESFALPVTGVAGLTMMLSGKQSRLHNFSQFLFGFSFLFVGLNYMKDAVEALVKEVDLSQFNQYPLFIFLLIGIAVTSLIQSSSATMAIILSALYVNAIGLLPAMAIALGSEIGTTVKLLIASSGGLPAKKRVAWGNFLINSITSVLFFFVLKPIHLFITETASLTDPVIAIVVFQTFANFFGILLFYPFLGVFGNFLEKRFTREKDDTLFIHKVKLSEPELAMAAMEKETTGFIYIVTQFSLQVFNLQNDF; encoded by the coding sequence ATGAACCTTCAATTCGATATATGGAAAATGCTGGCCGGGGTTGCTGTTTTTTTATTAGGGATGAATTTTATAGAAAAATCACTGAAACAAATTGCCGGACGTTCATTTAAACTTTTTCTCAAAAAACAAACTTCACATAAACTAAGAGCAATTGGCGGAGGAGCAGTTGTAACAGCATTGCTGCAAAGCAGCAGTATTGTAAACCTGATGATCCTTGCTTTTGTCGGCAGTGGTGTACTACAGATGCAAAATGCGTTAGCTGTCATGCTGGGCAGTAATATCGGCACAACTTTAACCAGCTGGATTGTGGCAACAGCAGGTTTTCAGCTTAACATTGAAAGTTTTGCCTTACCCGTTACAGGAGTTGCGGGATTAACCATGATGCTGTCCGGTAAGCAAAGCCGGCTGCATAATTTCAGCCAGTTCCTGTTTGGTTTCAGTTTTCTTTTTGTGGGATTGAATTATATGAAAGATGCGGTGGAAGCATTGGTGAAGGAAGTTGACCTTTCGCAGTTTAATCAATACCCCTTATTTATTTTTTTGCTAATTGGCATTGCAGTAACATCATTGATACAATCCAGCTCGGCAACAATGGCCATAATACTTTCAGCATTATACGTCAATGCTATTGGCCTCTTACCTGCCATGGCCATTGCACTGGGCTCTGAAATTGGCACCACTGTTAAATTGCTGATTGCGTCATCAGGAGGGCTTCCCGCCAAAAAAAGAGTTGCATGGGGAAATTTTCTCATCAACAGTATTACATCAGTCCTTTTTTTTTTTGTGCTGAAACCAATTCATCTGTTCATTACAGAAACCGCTTCCTTAACTGATCCCGTTATAGCAATTGTCGTCTTCCAGACATTTGCCAACTTTTTTGGTATCCTTTTATTTTATCCTTTTCTGGGAGTATTTGGAAACTTTTTGGAAAAAAGATTTACCAGGGAAAAAGATGACACATTATTCATTCATAAGGTAAAACTGTCTGAGCCGGAGCTGGCAATGGCAGCCATGGAAAAAGAAACTACAGGTTTTATCTATATCGTTACTCAGTTTAGCCTGCAGGTATTTAACCTGCAGAACGATTTTTAG
- a CDS encoding pyridoxamine 5'-phosphate oxidase family protein — protein sequence MLGKLNNEEIEELLQNNNMGRIGCSSGRKTYVVPVNYVYDGKSIIAHSVEGMKIK from the coding sequence ATGCTGGGCAAACTAAACAACGAAGAGATTGAAGAGTTGCTGCAAAACAACAACATGGGCCGTATAGGTTGCAGCAGCGGCAGGAAAACATATGTTGTTCCTGTTAATTATGTGTACGATGGGAAAAGCATTATTGCCCACTCCGTTGAAGGAATGAAAATAAAATGA